In a single window of the Nycticebus coucang isolate mNycCou1 chromosome 13, mNycCou1.pri, whole genome shotgun sequence genome:
- the LOC128563880 gene encoding SH3 domain-binding glutamic acid-rich-like protein 3: MSGLRVYSRSVTGSREIKSQQSEVTRILDGKRIQYQLVDISQDNALRDEMRALAGNHKATPPQIVSGDQYCGDYELFVEAVEQNTLQEFLKLA, encoded by the coding sequence ATGAGCGGCCTGCGCGTCTACAGCAGGTCGGTCACCGGCTCCCGTGAAATCAAGTCCCAGCAGAGCGAGGTGACCCGCATCCTGGATGGGAAGCGCATTCAATACCAACTAGTGGACATCTCCCAGGACAACGCCCTGCGGGATGAGATGCGAGCCTTGGCAGGCAACCACAAGGCCACCCCGCCCCAGATTGTCAGTGGGGACCAGTACTGTGGGGACTATGAGCTCTTCGTGGAGGCTGTGGAACAAAACACGCTGCAGGAGTTCCTGAAGCTGGCCTGA